The following is a genomic window from Brachionichthys hirsutus isolate HB-005 chromosome 15, CSIRO-AGI_Bhir_v1, whole genome shotgun sequence.
TCCAAAGGAATCCATGTGTTCAAGAAGCCCAGCTTCTctaagaagaaggagaaggactTCAAGGTCAAAGAGAAGGGTCTCAAGGACGACAAGGCCAAGGACAAGAAATCTAAAGATCTGACGGCTGCAGACGTGGTGAAACAAtggaaggaaaagaagaagaagaagaaacccacAACCGAGGCAGAGCCGGTCCCGGTGGAGACCCCCACCTTCAGGCCCATTTTTGGCGCCCCTCTGGCTGAAGCTGTCAAGAGGACGTCTCTCTACGATGGTATCCAGCTGCCAGCGATCTTCAGAGAGTGTGTGGACTACGTTGAAAGTTACGGCATGAAATGCGAAGGCATCTACCGGGTGTCAGGTATAGAAACTGAGGCTGTTCACGTTcccattattattatacttcctgtttgtctcaaTATGTGTACACCTGTTAAAACGTCTCTCCTCGCAGGTATGAAGTCCAAGGTGGACGAGTTGAAGGCAGCGTATGACCGCGAGGAGTGCCCCTGTCTGGAGGAGTACGATCCGCACACGGTCGCCAGTCTGCTGAAGCAGTACCTACGAGAGCTGCCCGAAAATCTGCTGGCTCGGGATCTGGCCCAGCGCTTCGAGGACGCCTGCGGGCGCCAGGCGGAGGCCGAGAAGGTGACGGAGTTCCAGAAGCTGCTGGCGGAGGTGGCGCCCAAGAGCCGGCTTGTGCTCTCCTGGCTGGTCACGCACATGGATCACGTCATCGGCAGGGAGGCGGAAACCAAGATGAATATTCAGAATATCTCCATCGTCCTCAACCCGACCATACAGGTCAGAGAGCGAGTGTGTGGTTCATGCAGAGTAAATGGGTTCTGACATCATATAGAGAAGGGAAGCGCAGTAATGACACAGCGGGAGGAAAACGAAACGGCAAATGGAAAAATGGGTCTTGGGTTCAGCTCTGTCCCTCAAACAGATCTTCCCCTAGCAACAAGCCAGCTGATGTTTTTAGAGTAAGAGCTCATCTCTGAAGTTGCTGGCCCAGTTTGTTGAAGCTAATTTATTCCCAAAGGGAATGCTCCACCCACTccgaaccagcagcagcagccgctaATAGCCACCATACTGGTGAATAGCTAGAAGTTCCTACTAAAGTCTCTGCGAGCACTTTTTGTGTAGAGCTGGACTTTCTTGGATCCTCCGTGTTCACTGATTCGATCCATTTCAGATTGGGAACCGAGTCCTTTACATGTTCTTCACACACGTGAGGGAGCTGTTTGGAGACGTCCTCTTGAAGCCGGTGGTGCGGCCTCTCCGCTGGTCCAACATGGCCACGATGCCGGCACTGCCTGAAACCCAGGAGAGCATCAAGGAGGAGATCCGGAGACAAGTGAGTTCAGGCTCTGACGAGCCAAATGGACTCTAATGATCAAGTACACATTATTGTCATACTATGTACATCTAACATTAGGCTGGAGCCAGACACAACTTGCACATGTGAAGCTGCTGTGAAGTATGAAGAACCTTTGATGCgtgattaaaatgtgttgttgttttaggaGTTCCTGTTGAACTGCCTGCACAGAGACCTTCAGGCCGGGGTAAAAGACTTGTCTAAAGAGGAGCGACTCTGGGAGGTTCAGAGGATCTTGACCGCTTTAAAACGCAAACTGAGGGAGGCCAAACGTCAAGTAGGTTGTTTCTGGATATTGTGCGTGAGTTTGGATTGTATTTATAATCAaatcagacgttttggagaaaaggtcagagaggtcagactttgatggtttggacatgtccagaggagagacagggactatatcggtagaaggatgctgaggatggagctgccagggaacagggctagaggtcgacccaggagaagatacatgggcgtagtgagggaggacatgagagtggctggtgttggggaggacgatggaaaggacagggtgaagtggagaaggttgatttactgtggcgacccctcaggggacaagccgaaagtacagtagtacttagtagtagtagtagtagtagtatgtgcTGTCTGAATGCTGTACAATGTAATCCAATGTAATGGCCACAGACACAATTGGGTCTGATGGAGACTGAAGgctctttgttttttggtcTTTGCTCTTTTTCTCTGCATCTTTCCTGATCCGGCCTTTTAGGAGTGCGAGAGTAAGATAGCCCAGGAGATAGCGAGCCTCTCCAAGGAGGACGTGTCGAAAGAAGAAATGACTGAGAATGAAGAGGAAGTTCTCAACCTCCTCTTGTCACAGGTGACTTTCAAAcggggaggtggaggtgtgGTCAGGCCGATACGTCTTCCACGTCTCTACAACTGAAATGTACTTTGCAAACCCAAGTTAgaataattgtgtgttttgcacTACATCCTCTCTGTGATCAGGAGAATGAGATCCTGAccgagcaggaggagctgatcTCTCTTGAGCAGGTGCTTCGTAGGCTGATTGcgggagagaaagaagaaatcGAGAGACTTCGAGCAGAGATCGCAGACATCCAGAGGTCAGGCGAGGGCGAAATGTCATACGTTGTCCTATCGTGGCACGATGAAAGTCCGAAATGTGAATCTGCTTTTTGCTCCTCAGTCGGCAGCAGGGCCGCAGCGAGACGGAGGAATACTCGTCGGATAGCGAAAGTGAGAGCGAAGACGAGGAAGAGCTGCAGATGATCCTCGAAGACCTGCAGAAGCAGAACGAGGAACTGGAGGTCAGCGACGGCGATCGCGTTTGGCTGTTTCTATCTTTGTTAGCAGAGGTCTCGTTAGTGCAAAGTGTTAACTTTAGGGCAGGGAACCAGTTAAATGCAGCCCATTTCACTATCGCTGTGGTTTCAGAACAAGAACACCCACCTGAACCAGGCCATCCATGAAGAACAGGAAGCCATCTTGGAGCTTCGCGTCCAGCTTCGTCTTCTTCAGAGCCACAAACTGCAGCAGGAGCTGACCATCCAGCCATTGGCCGAGCAGGCCCCGCCCACGCAGCCCAGCCCGGAGCCCCACGGCGAGGAGAAAGCCCAACGCGCCGTTAACGCCGTCACTGCCGGGGCGGATGCCGTCGCCTGCACGGTCAAGGCAGCGAAGGATCCTCCGAAGCCCTCTCCGAGCAGAGACAAGCGAGACGGCAACAATTGAGACGCCGTCTCAGTGATTCGTTCGGCGGCTCTGTGCTGtacagacaaagagagagagagagagagagagagagagagagagagagagagagagagacgcagctGTGGTGGACAAatagggaaggaaggaaggaaggaatatTTCATAGGTAATGGTGCAGAAGATGAGCAAGTATCTGTTGTAAAATCATTacctgtaaccccccccccccccccacctcaccgACCACTGTGCCATATCTGAAGGTGCCAGACTGGATCCGTTTCCCCAGAGAACCACTAACCCGAAAGCTCTTTTGAATAATGAAGAATTCATGGCTCGTCTCTATTTAAGACTATTCTACAAAGACGCTGAACTTCCGGCTGTATGGTATTACCCGTCTGGATATGTTGTGGACGCTTTCTCTTCTCTGAACGGCAGACGTGCGTCAGGGTGGCGACGTCGTACCTCACGACTGACCAGTGGATGGAAAGCAAGCAAGCTTTGTTACTGTCATCGTTGAGTTACGACAAACACAAAAACGGGATGACAAGAGGACGTCCGCCACGCCGATACGCAGGCAAACATTGTGCAGTCACGCCGTAACAGCACTGTTTAGTTGTACAGTCGTCTTGGCAACCTGTTCGGGGTAGTGGTTGTCCTTGTCGACTAAACGTTGTGTACAGACACAAAAGGAAAGCCCGTTTAGTTGcgttgtgtatttgtgtctgaaCTCTTGTCTTGTCCAGTTCAGAGGTGGGAAGTGTGTAGCTTCTGGTTCGTGCCTGTTGAATGACGTCTATAAAGCATGGCCTGATGTATTTACCGTTTCTCTATGTTATTGTAGCATCGCAAACACACTGTTCTTACGGGGGATGCTTGTGTGACTGCGCGGCTTCGGTCTCGTGCAAAACGAAGCATCAAGTCGCGTCTCGACTCGTGACTTAATTCGTGGTTTGATCGCTTGACTGAAGCGGATTGAAGCTGCTTTGTGCTCTGAAGCTTTTCATTTACTGGCGGTTACTTTCATGTCGGTTCTATATTTGTAGCTTATTGTTGCAGACAGAAAAATGCCGTGAAGAATAAATTGTCAATCTGAATAACGGATTTTATATTCGTTTTGTCTTGCATACGAGCTAATATTCAAAAGGTTAATATTTACCCTTTTACGTCATTTTGCTGTAAGTATAGCCCATATTTGGAACTTCCTTTTTTCCTGTCATAttcagagaaccccccccctctctcccacCAGCATAATGAGGTTGTAAAACACGTAGTTTGCAATTATTTTGTGGgagtaccggtatgtgtaaGTATTTGCTTTAGATTCCTAATCACGGTTTTGTACCAAGAGATAGCGGAACCACAGGACTGTTTTGCAATCTTTGAAACTGGTTTCCGATTTGGAAAGTAGCTACATCAAGTACATCAAATATAGACCGGATATGACGCAACTGGTTTCATAATTAAAGCATACTAAAAGttctatagaaataaaatcaggcaGGGTCACAATCTTTGTTAGTGTTTCTTTGAATAGCTATTTTTTGTTGTAGGTGAGTAAGTTTACATCAAATGTTCAACCTTGTCTGATTGTTCTTGTCACCTGAGTAATGTTATTGCAACTTTAAAATTAATCCTATTACTTGGGTACTTTAGCACAGGGAACTAGTTAAATGCAGCCCATTTCACTATTGGCAGTATAGTGTTTGAAGCCGATACTGGTGGAACGTGAAATTTGACCTGTAAAGTttctggtaaaaaaataaaaacaaaacaaagtttcAACTTTCAGTCGAATTAGtcaaataagttttttttttagtttgttctTGGAAAACCATATGTTGTTCCCGTCAAACTATGATTCTAATTTCTATACAATTACAAAGTTTGAACAAGCTCCAGCGTCTAAAcggggttttattttgaaagtcccCGCCGGATGTTCTATTTGTCATTTACAGTAGAAGTCTACGGTAGATGGTCTATTCTAGGGgctgggtgagagagagagagcgagagagagagagaggatgacgGGACAAAGGCGTTGagcaaacagtcaaacaatgatttaaacattttgGAACTCGCCATGGCCATCCGGGAACTCAAAGTCTGCCTTTTAGGGGTAAGTGTTTCTTTCTGTTCCTCTAACCAGTCGACACCATTTTGATGACAGCTGACATGAATACGGTGATTACATTTACGCTTGCGTTCAAACGCGACTAAATGGTGACGTCCGTCAGAAAACGTGAACACGATGTTAATAACGGTTGTTATTATCGGTCGCTGGCGCGTGTTTTTACAGCGTTACGCGTCTTTCTGAGCGGCCGTGACAGTATATTTGTTAAAGTgacgtcatcgtcatcgtcatcagaCAAACCGCTGGGAGCCAACCCGCTAGAATTTCCGCTGCGTCAGCAAAACGCTGTTTATAGAGGCTTCATACTAGTTTTCGATGAGTCAAAGAGGAGGTGGGAACTTGGAGGAGCCACATTAGTGagtgaaagaggaggtgggaaCTTGTAGGAGCAACATTAGTGAGTCAAAGAGGAGGTGGGAACTTGGAGGAGCAACATTAGTGAGTCAAAGAGGAGGTGGGAACTTGGAGGAGCAACATTAGTGAGTCAAAGAGGAGGTGGGAACTTGTAGGAGCAACATTAGTGAGTCAAAGAGGAGGTGGGAACTTGGAGGAGCAACATTAGTGAGTCAAAGAGGAGGTGGGAACTTGGAGGAGCAACATTAGTGAGTCAAAGAGGAGGTGGGAACTTGTAGGAGCAACATTAGTGAGTCAAAGACGAGGTGGGAACTTGGAGGAGCAACATTAGTGAGTCAAAGAGGAGGTGGGAACTTGTAGGAGCAACATTAGTGAGTCAAAGAGGAGGTGGGAACTTGTAGGAGCAACATTAGTGAGTCAAAGAGGAGGTGGGAACTTGTAGGAGCAACATTAGTGCCTGCCTGGGCCGAGCTTTCCCGCTTTAGGCTGTAAACATGCTGACAAAGCGTTTTTAGGATGATCAAACAGGTAGATGATAAAATATTGTACAAGAAACACATCATTATAAGATATTTTattaagttttattattatataacaATTATCAAATCAAAATAATAGATGTTTTAAATAGTGTTTGTGCCATGAAAGCGTTACAGAGCTCTCGCCTTCTGGTTATAAAAGCATTCAATAGTTTCTCTTTGCTACTCggagagaaataaataatagtgACAGCAAATCAAGAGCACCTAGGAGTCACCTAATCAATGGGGTCAAcattcacagtgtgtgtgtgtgtgcgtgtgtgcgtggcaCTGTCTAATAGTGTGTGACCTTCTGATTTCAGGACACTGGAGTTGGGAAATCCAGTATCGTTTGCCGATTTGTACAGGATCATTTCGACCACAACATAAGTCCCACAATCGGGTAAGTTCACCGGCCGTAGGAATTCTGTGCTACGTCTGCTCCATTCGCATGGCACGcttaagatccatccatccatccctccatccatccctccatccatccatcttcaaccgcttctCCGGGCCAAGGTCGCAGAGccaacagtctgagcagggatttccaggcttccctctccccagacacctcctccagctcttctgggagaatcccgaggcgttcccaggccagccgagagacataatCTGTCTTCTGCGTGCGAAAACATGGCGGCTGTATCAATTTACGTTGTAAAACGGAAATGTTTATATCTTTTTGTCAATGGCTTTACATAGTTGATGTGTATGGTCGGGGGTTCTCTTTAACCCGAATCTCTGTGCTCAATCaaggtgtttgtttttgacaaaCTAGCATAGCTCACAGGGCATAGCCAAACACACGATTTAGCCCGCTGCTATCTTTGTGTTCatctttatgtatttatttggtgATTCTcttggttgcctggcaacatgAGCTTAAAAACTGTTTCACGCTGACTTTTACTGATTGGCCTCATCTGTCTCCTAATTGGACGCATAATTGAGAACTTGTCTTTCTCGTCCTCAGTGCATCATTCCTAACCAAAACAGTGCCATGTGGAAATGAACTGCACAAGTTCCTTATATGGGACACCGCCGGACAGGAGCGGGTGAGTCTGCCAGGAAGAGAACGAACCAGCATGCATTTCCTGCTTGTTTTGCAATGATACATGGAGACTTCTCTTTCTTACCTTTATTGATTGTCTGTGCCTGATATCaccctggtaaaaaaaaatctgtgaatGAATCAGTCGAAAGCCTGAACACAAGACAACAAGAAATTGCGTAATACGAAGCGAGCGTATTTGGAGGCGTGTTTAGCATAACATCAGCTGaattaaatctaaatgttatTGATGTTATTGTGTTCGCTTCATTTTCCAGTGTTTATGTTTGACAGTTATTGGCATCTAGCGGTGCATATTTTGCTATGAGTGTAGGATTGAATTAGCCTTTAGTGCTAGTTCGCGTTAGTAGCGGTCGTGTGAGTGAAGCGTGGCTGAATACTAGCCGAAGAGAAGGCCGCATGCTTCACGCTCATCGTTGTCAGGGCTCCAAAGATGTGCATCTCGAAACTGCTTTCTTCAAGCTGATTCCATTTAATGTTGCAGTCGTCTGTGATTGGATGGATTGTGCTCTTGAACACATTTTGGGAGTTATGATGATTGTGTTCAGTTTACATAGAGTTCATACAGAAACCCAGCCGggcagacagatggccgtccaccatgagccttaggttccgtcaaagggaagtttttccttgcctccattgccaaagttcttgctcttgtgggtcaagctgggttctgtctttccctgctcctcctgtaaagtgccttgagataacatTCTGTtttgatctggcgctatagaaataaaattgaattgaattgaattgaatacagcactttgggggggtgggggggggggggggggatgcttttGCATGACTGATTTGATGAGCGATTAAACCAAACTACTATGAATGTGTTGCTCTGTTCTTAGTTTCACTCATTAGCCCCCATGTACTACCGAGGATCAGCCGCTGCTGTCATCGTCTATGATATCACCAAGCTGGTAAGAACcttaatgaattaaaaatgcatttgtgttgggttggtgatgtcatcaaattGACAGACCAGATGATGAAACAACAAAAATTGATgaacacgtttttttttgctcatctgCCAACATTTGGGGGCTTTTGTCCCGCCTGAGCAAAGACAAAGTCAGTTCacagaaatgtaatttccaTCTTGTTTCCATGACCCACACGTGATTCTTTCCTGGTCTGTTCATGGAAAACATCAAGGAATGCAGTGACTCTGTAGAAAGTGTTGAGCCGTGTTCCCATAGAGCCCCTTTCTGGGAGTTGAGCAcgttgtgtattttgttttttgttcaggACTCTTTCCAGACACTGAAGAAATGGGTAAAGGAGCTAAAAGAACACGGTCCAGAGGACATTGTTGTAGCCATAGCAGGGAACAAGAATGATTTAGGAGATATCAGGTGAGTTTTCTTACAATGTCTGACTCTTCGCTACAAAGAAACTACATCTCAGGCATCTTTGCTGATCGGATGCAGGCCTGTTTCACTGCAACACTTACAGGTTTAACAAAGGAGGCGTTCAAAACACAGACTCATTGTTATACCGTTtatgtaataataattcaaaacaAATCCTGTCTCAACTGTCATCTTCAGAAGAAAGTGCTTGTGTGCATTCTTTTAGAAGGTGGCTTTTAGAACAGATGTGCAAAATGACTTTAGTGCAACTTAACAGAGGTAGAAGTAAGAAATATTCACTGAGCTGTTCAAACTAAGAATGCAAATGCTTGATCTTTAGATTATATTGAAGGAACACAAGCTGCTCAAGATGTCCAGGTTTAAACGCACTTCTTTGTGCAGTTACAATGTCTCCTGCCGTGGAAGAGACTCTGCAGAGACGCTTGTGCAAGGAGGGATGCAGAGGAATCGACGGGCAACAGCAGAAATATGAGGATCAGCCCTCAATGATAATCCCCCTCTAAACTCCCGCGAGACTGTAGTGAAAAGAAGCCACCCCGGGATACATCTCGCGAGATGTTATTCTTACTCAGAGGGGCTTGCAAGCCTCTGCTGTGTTgcgctgccatctagtggccggGAGTTTAAGTGCGGCACATAAGTAAGACGCCGCATTGAatatttttccattaaaaataGATCGAAACCGACGCATTTTGAATCGATACGAGAATCGTACGATGAAATATCGCGATAAATCTCcgaatctatttttttttacagccctAGTATTTACTATACTGTACTGTGTACAATTCCTGTCtaacatgaaaaataatatCATACATATACAATAGAAATAGGAATCTTTTATTGCCATTGTACAACGAAATTAAAATAGCGTATAATCCCTGGCAGTCCTTCACTCAAACATCCAGAGAAGATGACAGAATGGATGAAAATCAATGACGCGACTCTGGAGCCTTGTTAACGGTGAACCTGTGTCCATACTTATTTTAATGCCCTTGATTTTCACAGGGAGGTTCCTATGAAGGAAGCGAAGGAGTTTGCTGAATCAATTGCAGCTATTTTCATCGAGACTAGTGCCAGAAATGCTGTCAATGTCGAGGAGCTCTTCCAGAAAATCAGTATGTGTCATCACTTTACTGCATGTTGTGTGTTACTTCTCTGTAGATGTTGTTAAACCTTACAGTATTGCACTTTTCATCATGGCCGAAGCTGTTATTTACTAGTATAAGCAGTTTCATTATATGTCATGTATTCTCACGGGATAGACAATGTCAGTTGGAAGAACACAAAAAAACCAAATCTAATTTCTGTGATTCACCGACTCATCTGGTTAATCATAACTAATGTCTAGCTATGTAGGGTTATTCCTGTTTGTCATTAGGTGAATATTGCTTTTATAGTTATCCTAAATGCATGCATCTCATAATGTATTTCTTTaattaacatatttattttattttacttttttgaaTTTTTAGGAACATTTCAATTTAGGCAATTTCAATATCATTTAGGTGATATATAAGATTTTACCAGTGGTTGGAATATCTGGGTCCTTGCACCAACTAAATCCTTTTTTAGAACTAAAACTTCTTTATTTATCTCACACAGATTAGAATTGTGAAAATCTATTTCATGCGCTGAATGTTTGAAGTTGCCATGCTTTGAGTCTTGCTTTCTTGTTACAAATGTCCACCAGATTGCACTGCCAAATAAATGGCAGTAGTACTAACACAACGCACCGCATGCTTGAAATGGTTCAATCGGCCAGGACACCGCTTCGACTGACACTTTGCTGCTTTTAGGTAAACAGATTCCACCCATAGACAATCCTGAGGTGGAGAGCAACGAGTCCTTTAAACTCTCCGGGCTGCCTGCTCCGTCCAGCAGGAGGTGCTGCTAATGCTGGCAGCAGCTCTTTCAGCACCAGGGATCCCACCAGCGCAGCACATAGTCCACAACGCACACTGTGTCTTACTCCTGGGCAAGAGCAGACAGTGGACAGAGACGTCAGGTTGTCCGTGTGGTCAACtgcaacatgaaacagaaaaaCCCTTCGTTTGGTATCAGTCATTgcacatttctttcatttaactGGAGCACTCGCAACTCTGACGAGGCCCGGAAGCAGGAAGTCTTCACTTTGTTTTGCTTAAATTACATTATGATTTTTGGTGGTATGCTACATACATCATTACGAGAAGgcagtttttattaatttttttccctgTAACTTTAGATTTTGACTGTTTAAGCAACCATGTTTTCATGTCAAGAGCCGCTGCTCTAGATGTTCTCCTCACTGTGGCTCTTAAATGGTACATGTTAAATTGAAAGTCAGTCCGCTCTGTGATGGCTTTATGTTCTCTTTCAACATGTTTTTCCACACACGTTTGCTTTTAATAGTTGCAGTTACATGCTTTTAACACAATCCTTTGACTGCAACACAACAGAATGAACAGCTTCAAGGCCCAAATCCTGACTACAGTTTAACACGCTCTGTTGAAGCACTGGGACCAGCATCAGAATTGTTTACATGGTGATTTGTTCAAGATGTTTTCTACATGCTGAAATGTGTTGTCTGAGATTTCACTGCAGGGAATGGCTAAATGTAACCCAAACACAAGGTTTCCATGTATTTTTGTACCTgtaaatgagacaaaaagaCCTGCTTGTCTTTTACATAAGAGTTGTGTTCTATATGCTAGCCATACTCTTCAAGAAATATTAGCAAACTAGCGCTAAACCAACCAGTTTTCTGACATGTATGGTGTGTTAAATCAGCGAAATGAATAGTTCTTATCATAGGCGTGTTTTGCTGATGTTCAACTTAATGCAAACTGAGACTGGGAAGAAAACACAATGCAAACAGCACATCCCAGAAAGTCGTGTGGCCTGACTTCTCTGACTCCAGAATTTCCATGGGAATATGCAACACAGAGATTTGCTTATCCTGAAAGTCGAAATTGAATTAGGAGCTGATTGTTGGTTGAGGTTCAGGATGTCAGATTCATCCGAAGTTTATAAAGGTCTAATTTTTCAATGCAGTTTGGCCTGACATTTGCATCACTATGAATCTGACGTATATTGAGCgaggaaacttttttttttcttagagCTTAAATGTTCGTATGATGTCAGTCACCATGGAAGTGCCTTTTTTTAGTATTAAATGTATGTCATGACTAAATATGCATACTGCTAGAATAATGCATGAATTACATGACTAAATATGCAAAGACTAATTAAATGCATTACAATCCATATTGAAGCAGAGATGTATCTGCAGTCATCGTTATACAGTATGCCTAAATCATGTCATGTATCCTCTAAGTCTGATTAACATTTGTATATTAATTGTAATAAAGTAGTGATTATTCTACTTTTGGTTTGGGTTGTATGTTGTTTTTATCCActgcaaggaaaaaaaatcagtgaCTGAAATTTTTCATTCCCTTGTTTACTCTTAGCTCCAAATTTGGAATGTATTACTCTCCAACAATCTGCTTTATTTAAAACCTAACTAAGAAACACTTGACAAATTAGTTCTAAATGGTAGGATAGTAATACTTCTAAGAGAGCAAAGAAGACACTGCAAGAAAAATTATACTTCCCTCCATAGACATCTCAAGTTATTtacttttaatattattttccagAAATCTTTCTCTTTCAAAAAGTTAGCATCACACTTTAATGACAAAAATTGCTGAGAAAAAGTGGCAGATCTTTGAGTATGCAGAATCCTTTTGTTGCCATGACTGCGTGAGGTAATAATACACGTGGCAGAGAACCGAGCTGACAACATTCTGGCACATAAAATATTATTCATTTACATCAgcatttaatgtttcatttaaatgtctgtACTTTTGAATGCATGCAACATATCATATCCATCAAAAACATATGGTAACATTAAAGAAGCAGTCCTCTGAGAACCTGTAACTCCAGGTTATAGAGTATAATTTGAATGAAAATTATGTATTAtaatgtctttcttttcttttataaatgGGAGGTCAGCGCAAAACAGATGCGTCACTACGTGAttttatatttctgcttttaatGCATCGCTCGTGTCACAGTGTTTTTCCCGAGAGGCAGGTTACCGACACAGAAGGAACCCTTTTCTGCACCGTAACCGCGCGTCAGGGAGCCACGAGGGCGCGCAACAGGCTTGTGCGCCAGCGCGCTGAAGCATTTTTACGCACAGGCTCGTTCGCGCTTCGCGGAGCCCAGTCGGCGTTTGGCTCAGTAGCGGCGGGGGCTCCGGGATCTCCACTTGTCAGTTCCGCCCCGACTCCGAATCAAGTCCAGCCTCTCAGCTAAAAATGTCTAAGTTGGACCAAGTCCTTATTCTTGACCCTCCGTCGGACCTCAAATTCAAAGGTGAGTGAATCATAATCGTTGAAATGTGAGATGGTCATTGATTGGTGGTAAATAATTTACACCCGACTGAGGAGATTTCGTACTCCTTGCGAATTTCGTTGCTAGCAAGCCAACTAGGGTTCACCGCCATTTTAAGTTAGCCGACGACAAGACGGGCCGCCGCCGCATCCTCGTGCTGTAGTGACGTCGGTAGCCGGCGTGGCGTGCTTCTCGGCCGCCTGGCATGCACGACCACCTGACTGACAGCGCACGTAGAAGCCTTGAAAGAATATGGGGGGGACGGTCAGAGGTTGTAAAATGTAATCGAGCGCAGCGCATCGTGTTAGCGAGTGGGCTGACTTTAGTAGCGACATTAGCCACTGAATTACAGATGTAGCGTTAGCAATAGCAGTAGCTAGGGCTCAGCCTACTCCATGAAATGCCTCAGAGTGACCGCTCACTACTCGAACCTAATATTTAAGGGACATTGTTTTTTATACTGATACATTTTCGCCTATATCCCGACACACCTCTGACAGACACTTTGGCGTGTTAAGCTTTAAAAGTGACTGAATGTAATGGAATGACAAACTTCGCTAACAATCGTTAACAACCTAATGGCAGTTTTCATCAGTAATTGTCGCGTGTTTTATTTataagtgtatatatatatatagatattcTCTTAAATATGTTCGCCACCCGCATTGCTATCTCATCCCATTCACGAGAAACCAAAGTAATCTACACATGATTAGGCTAAAGCTAACTGGTCGCTGGTTGC
Proteins encoded in this region:
- the rab31 gene encoding ras-related protein Rab-31 — protein: MAIRELKVCLLGDTGVGKSSIVCRFVQDHFDHNISPTIGASFLTKTVPCGNELHKFLIWDTAGQERFHSLAPMYYRGSAAAVIVYDITKLDSFQTLKKWVKELKEHGPEDIVVAIAGNKNDLGDIREVPMKEAKEFAESIAAIFIETSARNAVNVEELFQKISKQIPPIDNPEVESNESFKLSGLPAPSSRRCC
- the ralbp1 gene encoding ralA-binding protein 1 — its product is MTECFLPPSSSPAEQRRAEHPGGVTRTPSSEEISPTKFPGLYRTGEPSPPHDGHHHEAPDTYVSDDDKEFAKKKNKFKKKEKRTEGYAAFQEDSSAEEAESPSKMKRSKGIHVFKKPSFSKKKEKDFKVKEKGLKDDKAKDKKSKDLTAADVVKQWKEKKKKKKPTTEAEPVPVETPTFRPIFGAPLAEAVKRTSLYDGIQLPAIFRECVDYVESYGMKCEGIYRVSGMKSKVDELKAAYDREECPCLEEYDPHTVASLLKQYLRELPENLLARDLAQRFEDACGRQAEAEKVTEFQKLLAEVAPKSRLVLSWLVTHMDHVIGREAETKMNIQNISIVLNPTIQIGNRVLYMFFTHVRELFGDVLLKPVVRPLRWSNMATMPALPETQESIKEEIRRQEFLLNCLHRDLQAGVKDLSKEERLWEVQRILTALKRKLREAKRQECESKIAQEIASLSKEDVSKEEMTENEEEVLNLLLSQENEILTEQEELISLEQVLRRLIAGEKEEIERLRAEIADIQSRQQGRSETEEYSSDSESESEDEEELQMILEDLQKQNEELENKNTHLNQAIHEEQEAILELRVQLRLLQSHKLQQELTIQPLAEQAPPTQPSPEPHGEEKAQRAVNAVTAGADAVACTVKAAKDPPKPSPSRDKRDGNN